cagtattagtattagttaGTGTTCTAATGGGAAAGGTTTATACTAGATGCACTAGATGGAACATTGCGAATtcgattgcattcagccacaagagcattagtgaggtcaggaaactgatgttggatgattagttctgaatCACAAACGCCACTTCAATTTACCCTGAAGACATTagatggtgctccatcacttcagaaaacattccacttccactgctccacagctcaatgcTGGGAGGTTTTACCTTTTAACTGACACTTGACATTGAACATAGTGACCTTAGgcttatgtgcagctgctccacagCATCCCAATTTGTTGACAGTGCTTTTCTGTAGAGATTATTCGAGCTGTGTGTGCCTGATTGAACATCTGTATGAGCAATGGATGCACCTTAAAGTATTCACAAATTAGAAAGGATGTCTGGATtcttttggacatttttttgtcttattcCTTTGAAATTGGCATATGTCCTTAGCACTGTGTGAATATTttgtaataaatgtattaatagaAATTGCATAAAATTGCATTACTGTAATGTGCATTAAAGTTAGACATGTCCAAGTTAAACAAGGTTTTTGCTACAACAgggatatttatttatttgtttgttagtttGACCTGCAGCTACAATATTTTGGATTTCTCGATTTCTTTTCTGGTCTGTACATTTTTTCCCTGGTGGCAAAGTATAATTCAATTTaagatacatttaaataatggcCTTCTTTTCTGTCTTCTGGTTGAGGCTCCTTCATTCTGTCCACTCCAATCTTCCTGTACCAGAGGCTCGAGGATGGCTATTGGTATGGGCCCAGGCAATACTGCATGGAACGCTTCCCCTCTAAGACCCATGAAAGGGCCTTTATTCTATACCAGTTCATAGCCGTCTACCTGCTGCCTGTTCTCACCATTTCATTCTGCTACTCCTTCATGTTGAAGAGGGTTGGCCAGCCAACTGTGGAGCCTGTGGACAATAATCACCAggtaagtattcacagcctcaCTATTGTCAGAACAGACTTTAGGTACCAGAACATTTCCATCTGAACATGGCTTTGTCTTGTCCTTCATCTGCGTAGAAATCGCTATGAACATGCCTTGAAAGTTAAATAAAGATATTACATGTAGAGCCTCAGGCAATTCAAGTCATAACCCACCCCATTCATGGGCTATACTATTTTGTTCCTTCTACTTTCTTTTCTCagcaggaaaggaaaaaaattacaTGGACATGCTTGCTATTTGATAAAGCTATtgatctgcataattaaagtcTGTGTCCATCACCCAAAACCTTGTCAAGCCTCATGCTGTTCTATTTCCAGGTGCACCTGCTCTCTGAACGAACCATTTCCATCAGAAGCAAGATTTCTAAAATGGTCGTGGTCATTGTTGTGCTCTTCACCATCTGCTGGGGTCCTATTCAGATCTTTGCCCTCTTCCAGTCTTTCTACCCCAACTTTAAGGTCAATTATGCCACATACAAGATCAAAACATGGGCCAACTGCATGTCTTATGCCAACTCTTCAATCAATCCCATTGTGTATGGCTTTATGGGGGCTAGCTTTCGCAAGTCCTTCAGAAAGACCTTCCCCTTCCTCTTCAGACACATGGTGAGGGACAGCAGCATCAACTCCCGCACAGCAAATGCCGAAATCAAGTTTGTCGCAACAGAGGAGAGCAACACTGAGAGGAAATGAGTAGCTAGCAGTTCCTGACAGAAGACAGCTAGCAGCTTTATGGTATTCTGGCTAAACAGTGAAAACATAGCCACATGGTTCATTACTCAAGTGCTGGCACATACTGTGTTGAAGCATGCTGAGGAATTTGGAAAATAAAGAGTGAGTCCTCCAGGGTGAGTGATGAGGAAGGGTAGAATGAGATGTTAAAGTAAATTTAGCGCTACATGTTTACCCTTTGCTAACTGCAGGATGTGACATTTCAGTCCATTTACATCAATTTTGTTGAACATTAACCAGCATGAAGACAGATTGAACACTGTTTTCAAGTTCTATCCAGCACAATGGCTGATCCAACTGCTCCACAGGTGACTGCTACCGCTAGTATCGCATGTTAGCTTTGAAAGGCAAGATCTATGATGTGAATCAATAGTGCTTAAATGGGGCTGTAAGTCAAACAGGAAAGGCTAATTCTAAGTCAATGGAATGAATGTCCTGCCAACAGTGATATGTAGGAACCAGCCAGAGAGGATGTTGGCTAAGTGACCTGTGGAGGCTTGTGACTCATTCATTTTGTTGCAGACATACTCCAACACCTCCCTCTGTACCGGCATACAGATTTCCACCGAAGGCTTATCTTGACGGGTGTTATTGACATTCCCTGCACATTCTGCCTTCTGACTCAGCCAGGCgaggtgtttttatttttacagcacgGACTAACAGATTTCACTGCATACTACGGTTCTACACACGAAACCTTGTAAATGCAATTAATGGCACAGTGCTAGCTTGAGTTGGCAATGTACTCTCCACTTACCTAGCAAGGATGTTATGGTTTACTCTTTGATGGTCATGTAGGCTAAGTTCTCATAAAATCAAGCTAATACTATTCTGGTGaaaacttttccaaaaaaatgtaatttggtcTTATGGTTGCTGCCATTTCAAAAATATCCACTAAGTAAGTTTATATACTAAAAGTAATAGACAAAATTAGACTAAGGTAGCTCTTCATCTAGTTTTCCTGACAACAAGGTAATGCAATACCAAACTTAACAATATAGACATTTGATATTTAAGTCTTATAAATCTTAGGGTTAATATTTTTTCTAAGTGCATGTGACTGCATTTTGCATTTATAAGTTGGACTCTGTAGCTAAAAGCTTTTAACGCTGAACTTTATAAACTATGTAGCATACCTTTAGCATAGTCCCTTTTAGCCGTAGAAATGCCTTAATGATTGCATTTATAGTGTTCTTGAATCTgtccttgaacttttccattcGGGtatcttctttttgtctttttattttcctttgccACCGCAGAAGGAGAGGAAATGGACCATGCAGGGGGAAACAGAATAATGTGAAGCACTTgcttttgttgctgtttgtgAAAGTTCATCCtgattaaatattcattttgtcCAATTATCATTCTCTAAGAATTCACAGAGGATTCATTTTAACAGTGTTATTGTTTGTGAATgtcattgtaaaaaaaatattttttttttttgagggaaaGTTTTTTATACAAAATTCAAACCCTCCATGTTTTTTCCTACTTCCTGTTAAATGCAACCGTATAATCATGTTAActgtcttcaaatcatcatAACAATGGAGATTGGTGATTATTCAAATGACGGAAATTACTCATCAGATGAGGAACACAAGAAGCTGAAAGCTAACATTAGCAAGGTACCTACATGGCTATTTAGATGCCTCAactcagtttggcttctttttcTGACTGAAATGGTAGCTGTGGCATCCATGTTGTGCTAACTAAAGACTGAATAGCTGTTGTTCAGGCGAGAGTAACACATGTGCTTGCTTTAATTTGACCagatttctgaaataaaaacaagggACATTTCCATTTGGCTGTCAATGTATcattaaaatgtccaaaattGTTATCTTTAAAATTAAAGGGGGGAGGGTTAGTGTCAGTTTCATGTAGTATTATGACCATGGTAACTGTTGTACTGTAGTGAACTATGGTGAAAGCTATGATGAATAAAACTGTGTATTAATTAGGTCATTTTATAAACTGTGTCAGAAATCATACAGTAACCTATCATGTTGAGTGAAACTTTGGCAAACTATGGAACACTCAATAAAGATAATGGTCAGCATGCAGGAAATGAATTACAATAGTCctataaatatttgtatttcTTGCTTTCCCCCTAATTATTTTGAAGAAATAGAGTTACTaagtacactgtaaaatgatatgagttgaataaaataatagttTAATTGCTTGTTGCTACATTGAGTAATTATTTTAGGTTGATCTTATAAGCCATTTCTGACAATGGGTCTATAAAAAGGCTCTCAAAAGCCACTAAGTCTAATGGTTTAGGCAGGGATGAGGCAGGGATTTATCACAAAAGATTCAGTGGTTGTATGACCCcataattcatattcatataaaatattttggtAGTAAACAGAAACTCATCTTGTGTCGTGAAAAGACGTTTGTGGTGATATTGTGGACTCACTTGCTAGCTTCTGGTTGAGTTTTACACAGCAGTGTTCTCTAAAACTAGGCCAGCAAGTGGTAGAAGTGGTTAGTAGATAGCAGCAGCTAGCCCCCTCTTTTAGCCAAAACAAACAGCGGGAGACATCTGCCTGACTGCTCTGCTTTCAGGTCTTTCTTAGGGCtttttggtatgttttaaaTACATAGTTAAAATTTGGACATTTCCAGGGACAGCTTCAGCCAGGAG
This window of the Pygocentrus nattereri isolate fPygNat1 chromosome 2, fPygNat1.pri, whole genome shotgun sequence genome carries:
- the kiss1ra gene encoding KISS1 receptor a, which translates into the protein MFPTETWNASGLLLNDSTGNLSLEDVEEGGQHPFLTDAWLVPLFFSLIMLLGLIGNSLVIYVISKHRQMRTATNFYIANLAATDIIFLVCCVPFTATLYPLPGWIFGDFMCKFVAFLQQVTVQATCITLTAMSGDRCYVTVYPLKSLRHRTSRVAMIVSICIWIGSFILSTPIFLYQRLEDGYWYGPRQYCMERFPSKTHERAFILYQFIAVYLLPVLTISFCYSFMLKRVGQPTVEPVDNNHQVHLLSERTISIRSKISKMVVVIVVLFTICWGPIQIFALFQSFYPNFKVNYATYKIKTWANCMSYANSSINPIVYGFMGASFRKSFRKTFPFLFRHMVRDSSINSRTANAEIKFVATEESNTERK